One window of the Prochlorococcus marinus XMU1411 genome contains the following:
- the ispD gene encoding 2-C-methyl-D-erythritol 4-phosphate cytidylyltransferase has translation MHFLIPAAGSGSRMKAGKNKLLIDLEGESLIYWTLKSVFSASSINWVGIIGQPKDKELLLNSAKNFANKVHWINGGDTRQQSVFNGLNALPKDAEKVLIHDGARCLINPELIDQCARQLDENEAVILATKVTDTIKIVDNEGFIKETPDRNYLWAAQTPQGFLVDRLKKAHMMAIDKNWKVTDDASLFEMLNWKVKIIEGTYSNIKITSPIDLKIAKLFVNNP, from the coding sequence GTGCACTTTTTAATACCAGCTGCAGGCAGTGGTAGCAGAATGAAAGCTGGAAAAAATAAATTACTTATTGATTTAGAGGGAGAGTCTTTGATTTATTGGACACTTAAATCTGTATTTTCTGCAAGCTCTATAAACTGGGTTGGAATAATTGGGCAACCAAAAGATAAAGAATTATTATTAAATTCAGCAAAGAATTTTGCTAATAAAGTGCATTGGATTAATGGTGGAGACACAAGACAACAATCAGTTTTTAATGGTTTAAACGCGCTGCCAAAAGATGCTGAAAAAGTTTTAATACATGATGGTGCTAGATGTCTAATTAATCCTGAATTAATAGACCAATGTGCTAGGCAACTAGATGAAAATGAAGCTGTTATTTTGGCTACTAAGGTAACTGACACAATAAAGATTGTTGATAATGAAGGTTTTATTAAAGAAACACCAGATAGAAATTATTTATGGGCAGCGCAAACTCCTCAGGGCTTTTTAGTAGATAGATTAAAAAAAGCTCATATGATGGCAATTGATAAAAACTGGAAAGTCACAGATGATGCCTCACTATTCGAAATGCTTAATTGGAAAGTGAAGATTATTGAAGGAACTTATTCAAATATAAAAATTACATCTCCTATAGATTTGAAAATTGCAAAACTTTTTGTGAATAACCCTTAG
- a CDS encoding LD-carboxypeptidase — protein sequence MVFRLKKGDLIDILAPSSFIDEDENFQKGIEILKKWGLEINENNSLSKKFGYFAGDDLTRFEELEKAQNSKLIIFAKGGWGSARLLEKEPSWQHGLMLGFSDTCSLLLSKYSQGFIGSIHGPMVTGLFKEPEWSLERLRNLLFEGYVEDIRGIPLRDGKAKGEIIVSNLTIATFLIGTNHFPDCKGKIIIFEDINEDIYKIDRMLTYLRMTKTLTEIAGIGFGSFSNDSCDLEWKDLLKNCIIERLQEFDFPILFDLPIGHISGNACIPLGYEATLNGDDGILSIDTSFN from the coding sequence ATGGTTTTTAGATTAAAAAAAGGGGATCTAATAGATATTTTAGCTCCAAGCTCCTTTATTGATGAAGACGAAAATTTTCAAAAAGGTATAGAAATCTTAAAAAAATGGGGCTTGGAAATTAATGAAAATAATTCTCTATCAAAAAAATTTGGTTATTTTGCAGGTGATGATTTAACTAGATTTGAAGAACTGGAAAAAGCACAAAATAGTAAGCTAATCATTTTTGCAAAAGGAGGCTGGGGTTCAGCAAGACTTTTAGAAAAAGAACCTTCTTGGCAGCATGGTTTAATGCTTGGCTTCTCAGATACATGTTCTCTATTACTATCTAAATATTCTCAAGGATTTATAGGTTCTATTCATGGCCCAATGGTTACTGGCCTTTTTAAAGAGCCAGAGTGGAGTCTTGAGAGATTAAGAAATTTACTTTTTGAGGGATATGTTGAGGACATAAGAGGAATTCCTTTAAGAGATGGAAAAGCTAAAGGAGAAATTATCGTTTCTAACTTAACTATTGCTACTTTTTTAATTGGTACTAATCACTTTCCAGATTGCAAAGGGAAAATAATAATTTTTGAAGATATTAATGAAGATATTTATAAAATTGATCGCATGTTGACTTACCTCAGAATGACTAAAACACTTACTGAAATTGCTGGTATTGGATTTGGAAGTTTTTCTAATGATTCCTGCGACCTTGAATGGAAAGATTTACTAAAAAACTGCATTATTGAAAGACTCCAAGAGTTTGATTTTCCTATTCTTTTTGACCTCCCAATAGGCCACATATCGGGAAATGCTTGCATTCCTTTAGGATACGAAGCTACCTTAAATGGTGATGATGGCATTCTTAGTATCGATACATCTTTTAACTAA
- a CDS encoding 4-hydroxybenzoate polyprenyltransferase: MKYTIGHMQNKNRQIKLSIFFELLRWNKPTGRMILLIPAGWSLYLTPDANPTFLMLVRIILGGLIVSGLGCVVNDIWDKKIDQKVVRTKNRPLAANKISLKTAYLILFFLILCSFFLTLSLPEPGRILSISLAFIALPIILIYPSAKRWFKYPQLILSICWGFAVLIPWAANEGNLNSIVLLFCWLATIFWTFGFDTIYALADKKYDIKIGINSSAVNLQNNTRITIQICYFLTSCFLALCAFINQMDFIFWPICLTTSILMQRDILKVFPEEKQSIKNIGNHFKNQSIYGGVLLLGIILAS; the protein is encoded by the coding sequence ATGAAATATACAATAGGTCATATGCAAAATAAAAATCGACAAATTAAATTAAGTATTTTTTTTGAATTATTAAGGTGGAATAAACCGACTGGAAGAATGATATTACTTATTCCTGCTGGATGGAGTTTATATTTAACCCCAGATGCTAATCCAACATTTTTAATGTTGGTAAGAATAATACTGGGAGGTCTAATAGTAAGTGGATTAGGCTGCGTGGTTAATGATATTTGGGACAAAAAAATTGATCAAAAAGTTGTTAGGACAAAAAATAGACCTCTAGCTGCAAATAAAATTAGTCTTAAAACGGCTTATTTAATCCTTTTCTTTTTAATTTTATGTAGCTTTTTTTTAACTTTGTCACTACCTGAGCCTGGAAGAATCCTTTCTATTTCACTTGCTTTTATAGCTTTACCTATTATTTTAATTTACCCTTCTGCTAAAAGATGGTTTAAATATCCTCAATTAATCTTATCCATATGCTGGGGTTTTGCTGTATTAATTCCCTGGGCCGCAAATGAAGGCAATTTAAATAGTATTGTTTTATTATTTTGCTGGCTAGCTACCATTTTTTGGACTTTTGGCTTTGACACGATTTATGCTTTAGCAGATAAAAAATATGATATCAAAATTGGAATAAATAGTTCCGCTGTCAACCTCCAGAACAATACAAGAATAACTATTCAAATTTGTTATTTTTTAACTTCTTGTTTCCTAGCATTATGCGCATTTATTAATCAAATGGATTTTATTTTTTGGCCAATTTGTCTTACAACTTCAATCTTAATGCAGAGAGATATACTAAAAGTATTTCCTGAGGAAAAGCAATCAATAAAAAATATTGGGAATCACTTCAAAAATCAATCAATTTATGGAGGAGTCCTTTTATTAGGAATTATTCTTGCCTCATAA
- a CDS encoding Ppx/GppA phosphatase family protein translates to MIHKQDLRYFQEKQILVASIDIGTNSTHLLVAEINLELKSFSIKFTDKSTTRLGERDEEGNLTEESIQRALVTLKRFKEYCKSNGVKQIVTAATSAVREAPNGQDFIRRVLDETDIQIEMISGSEEARLIYLGVLSGMAFEDQSFVIIDIGGGSTELILADKKDAIALTSSRIGAVRLKNDFLNKESINSERSSFLTTFIKGSLEPAVRKIKSRSKGDKTLSMIATSGTATSLGNLISDDLGESKQKLHGYNFKKENLQNVLGKLIKLPVSEIKKIPSLSERRAEIIVPGALILNTAMEMLNFNELTISERALREGLVVDWMLRKGIIKNELNIQSNIRKTTIVHQARKFGVDNKRAEKIIDIAFQIYDQTKNIFHSDNDPKAKELLWAASNLYNCGKYVNVGSYHKHSWYLIKNCELLGYSEAETNIIASIARYHRKTLPKKRHESWQNLISKEDKTLVLEMSLILRLAASLDQRPDKVISSVQIKLQENILTFELLPLNRNHDLLLEKWNLGLCRNVIKELKNLDLKVI, encoded by the coding sequence ATGATACATAAACAAGATTTAAGATATTTTCAAGAAAAGCAAATTTTAGTAGCTTCTATAGATATTGGAACTAACTCTACACATCTCTTGGTAGCAGAAATTAATCTAGAATTAAAATCATTTTCAATAAAATTCACTGATAAATCAACCACTCGTCTTGGAGAAAGAGATGAGGAGGGTAATCTTACTGAAGAATCAATCCAAAGAGCATTAGTTACTCTTAAGCGATTTAAGGAATATTGTAAAAGTAATGGAGTAAAACAAATAGTAACAGCAGCAACAAGTGCAGTTAGGGAAGCTCCAAACGGTCAAGATTTTATTAGAAGAGTTCTTGATGAAACTGATATTCAAATAGAAATGATAAGTGGTTCTGAGGAAGCCAGATTAATTTACCTTGGTGTCCTTTCTGGTATGGCTTTTGAAGATCAGTCTTTTGTAATCATTGATATTGGAGGAGGATCTACAGAATTAATACTTGCTGATAAAAAAGATGCTATAGCTCTTACCAGTTCGAGAATTGGTGCGGTAAGACTTAAAAATGATTTTTTAAATAAAGAGTCCATAAATTCAGAAAGATCAAGTTTTCTAACAACTTTTATTAAAGGATCTTTAGAACCAGCTGTTCGAAAAATAAAGAGTAGATCTAAGGGAGATAAGACTTTATCTATGATTGCAACCAGTGGCACTGCAACCTCATTAGGAAATTTGATTTCAGATGATTTGGGAGAATCTAAACAAAAGTTGCATGGTTATAACTTTAAAAAAGAAAATTTACAAAATGTATTGGGAAAACTTATTAAATTACCAGTTTCGGAAATCAAGAAAATACCTTCATTAAGTGAGAGAAGAGCAGAAATAATTGTTCCAGGAGCATTGATATTAAATACCGCAATGGAGATGTTGAATTTTAATGAATTAACAATAAGTGAGAGGGCTCTTCGGGAAGGTTTGGTTGTAGATTGGATGCTTCGTAAAGGGATAATTAAAAACGAATTAAATATTCAAAGCAATATTAGAAAAACAACAATAGTTCATCAGGCTAGAAAGTTTGGAGTAGATAATAAAAGAGCTGAGAAAATTATTGATATTGCCTTTCAAATCTATGATCAGACTAAAAATATCTTTCATAGTGATAATGACCCTAAAGCCAAAGAACTTCTTTGGGCAGCTTCTAATCTTTATAATTGCGGGAAATACGTGAATGTTGGTTCATATCACAAGCACTCTTGGTACTTAATAAAAAATTGTGAGTTGTTGGGATATTCTGAAGCAGAAACAAATATTATTGCTTCAATTGCTAGATACCATAGAAAGACTCTACCCAAGAAAAGACATGAGTCTTGGCAAAATTTAATATCCAAAGAAGATAAAACATTAGTACTTGAAATGTCATTAATTTTGAGACTAGCAGCCTCTCTTGATCAAAGACCTGACAAGGTGATCTCATCAGTTCAAATAAAATTGCAGGAAAATATTCTTACATTTGAACTTTTACCTTTAAATAGAAACCATGATCTTCTTCTTGAAAAATGGAACTTAGGATTATGTCGTAATGTAATAAAAGAACTAAAGAATTTGGATTTAAAAGTTATTTAG
- a CDS encoding helix-turn-helix domain-containing protein, producing the protein MKEIKFNPDVNTKTEQSSLKRIGNLIKEARLSREQSIEELSSDLKIGSHQLKAIEEGNEEELPEKVFIKAMVRRIAQKLKLDTEFIMNEFKTERQEIKIEEIVEEVAKKTNETRQSKDLSPVGFWIFILISGLLGLIASSLIFNLFSDSSQNQTPKQELIKKTK; encoded by the coding sequence TTGAAAGAAATAAAATTTAACCCAGATGTCAATACCAAAACAGAACAATCCTCTTTAAAGAGAATTGGAAATTTGATCAAAGAGGCAAGGTTAAGTAGAGAGCAATCTATTGAAGAATTGTCTTCTGATTTAAAAATTGGATCTCATCAACTTAAAGCCATTGAAGAAGGTAATGAAGAAGAACTACCTGAAAAAGTATTTATTAAAGCAATGGTTCGTAGAATTGCACAGAAGCTGAAACTTGATACAGAATTTATAATGAATGAATTTAAGACAGAAAGGCAAGAGATAAAAATAGAAGAAATAGTTGAAGAAGTTGCTAAAAAAACTAATGAAACTAGACAATCTAAGGATCTAAGTCCAGTAGGGTTTTGGATATTTATTTTAATTTCAGGCCTTCTCGGACTAATCGCCTCGTCCTTAATTTTCAATTTATTTTCAGACTCTTCTCAGAATCAAACTCCAAAACAAGAACTTATTAAAAAAACTAAATAA